Proteins from a single region of Hordeum vulgare subsp. vulgare chromosome 6H, MorexV3_pseudomolecules_assembly, whole genome shotgun sequence:
- the LOC123401525 gene encoding protein CYPRO4-like: protein MGGSHSREDLDLSGSDDDDASSRASDASSDFSTPPPASARLGVATPASVVDDIDHHLRNLHLKYAEPISPNPSPTPNPGASASASASASAVNAVKLFLHIGGSTAAARWVTSDRLAAVSFVRSGEGASDPDDDDGPTGPWCLVVGSKIRAKVGPELQLKTFPVQRRVDFVVDGVWALKFLHPDGYGDFNAKYNSCLFENSYGVEATDEGRAKVFGKDFAAWARPECGDESIWEDASDAFSPGPKGSPMPARSPMLRPLMEDFREFEEPVEQGDGNIQSLALGALDNSFLVGDSGIHVVKNFEHGIHGKGVSVKISGGGTHFTTPKKALLMRAETNMLLMSPATDGKPHAKGVHQLDIETGKVVSQWKFGKDGTDINMRDITNDSKGAQMDASESTFLGLDDNRLCRWDMRDRHGIVQNLASSMESPVLEWTQGHQFSRGTNFQCFASTGDGSIVVGSLDGKIRLYSKSSMRMAKTAFPGLGSPITHVDVTYDGKWILGTTDTYLILICTIFIDKDGKEKTGFGGRMGNRIAAPRLLKLSPLHSHLAGDNSKFREGRFSWVTDNGKQERHLVTTVGRYSVVWNFLQVKNSHHECYQNQEGLKSCYCYKVIPKDESIVASRFMHEKYDVSDCPEAPLVVATPMKVTSFSVSSQR from the exons ATGGGGGGCTCGCACAGCCGGGAGGACCTCGACCTCTCCggctccgacgacgacgacgcctccTCCCGCGCCTCCGACGCCTCCTCCGACTTCTCCACCCCTCCCCCCGCCTCCGCCAGACTGGGGGTGGCGACCCCAGCCTCCGTCGTCGACGACATCGACCACCACCTCCGCAACCTCCACCTCAAGTACGCCGAGCCCATCTCCCCGAACCCTAGCCCCACCCCCAACCCcggcgcctccgcctccgcctccgcctccgcctcggcCGTCAATGCGGTCAAGCTGTTCCTCCACATAggcggctccaccgccgccgcccgctggGTGACCTCCGACCGCCTTGCCGCCGTGTCTTTCGTCCGCTCAGGCGAGGGCGCCTCCGaccccgacgacgacgacgggcccACCGGACCGTGGTGCCTCGTCGTGGGCTCCAAGATCCGGGCCAAGGTCGGGCCCGAGCTGCAGCTCAAGACCTTCCCCGTGCAGCGACGCGTCGACTTCGTCGTCGACGGCGTCTGGGCGCTCAAGTTCCTGCACCCCGACGGCTACGGCGACTTCAACGCCAAGTACAATAGCTGTCTCTTCGAGAACAGCTACGGCGTCGAGGCCACCGACGAGGGCCGCGCCAAGGTGTTTGGGAAGGACTTTGCTGCGTGGGCGCGCCCAGAGTGTGGCGATGAGTCCATCTGGGAGGACGCGAGCGATGCTTTCTCGCCAGGCCCCAAGGGCAGCCCGATGCCTGCACGGAGCCCGATGTTGAGGCCCCTGATGGAGGATTTCAGGGAGTTTGAGGAGCCTGTGGAGCAGGGTGATGGTAATATTCAGAGCCTTGCTCTGGGTGCTCTTGACAACAGCTTCCTTGTAGGTGATTCAGGTATCCACGTGGTGAAGAACTTTGAGCACGGCATACACGGGAAGGGTGTGTCTGTGAAGATATCTGGAGGGGGAACACACTTCACCACACCAAAGAAAGCACTTCTGATGCGTGCCGAGACAAACATGCTCCTGATGAGCCCAGCAACTGATGGGAAGCCACATGCGAAGGGGGTACACCAGCTTGACATTGAGACTGGGAAGGTTGTCTCCCAGTGGAAGTTTGGGAAGGATGGTACTGACATCAACATGAGGGATATCACTAACGATAGCAAGGGCGCACAGATGGATGCTTCGGAATCCACATTCCTGGGACTAGATGACAACCGACTGTGCCGGTGGGATATGAGGGATCGACATGGGATTGTGCAGAACTTGGCTAGTTCGATGGAGTCGCCAGTGTTGGAATGGACCCAGGGGCATCAGTTCTCCAGGGGAACAAACTTCCAGTGCTTTGCATCAACTGGTGATGGGTCCATCGTGGTAGGCTCTTTGGACGGGAAAATTCGTTTGTACTCAAAGAGCTCTATGAGGATGGCGAAGACGGCCTTCCCAGGGCTGGGTTCGCCGATTACTCATGTGGACGTGACGTACGATGGGAAGTGGATACTAGGAACCACTGATACCTACCTGATACTCATTTGCACCATTTTCATTGACAAGGATGGGAAGGAGAAGACAGGGTTTGGTGGAAGAATGGGGAACCGAATTGCTGCACCAAGACTGCTCAAGCTCAGCCCACTCCACTCTCATCTTGCAGGGGACAACAGCAAGTTCCGTGAGGGCAGGTTTTCATGG GTCACAGATAACGGCAAGCAGGAGAGGCATCTGGTGACGACCGTTGGGAGGTACAGCGTGGTGTGGAACTTCCTCCAGGTGAAGAACAGCCACCACGAGTGCTACCAGAACCAGGAGGGGCTCAAGAGCTGCTACTGCTACAAGGTGATCCCCAAGGACGAGTCCATCGTCGCCAGCCGCTTCATGCACGAGAAGTACGACGTGAGCGACTGCCCCGAGGCACCGCTGGTCGTCGCGACGCCCATGAAGGTCACCTCCTTCAGCGTGTCTAGCCAGCGCTAG